In Vibrio hippocampi, the following are encoded in one genomic region:
- the tenA gene encoding thiaminase II: MKYQDLIAACQQDWQQYTEHAFVQQLARGTLPHESFLHYLKQDFLFLKQYARAYALAIYKARSLEDMRRALPSVYALLDSEIAHHVTYCNQWGLTEQDLENEAEDFGTVAYTRYVLDAGMAGDLVDLYAALAPCSIGYAVIGKMLAQDPDTVLEGNPYRSWIELYSGDEFQTGVAAGAQYFNQLLAGIELDSERGQHVLHIFKTATRMEVAFWQQGLNTK, from the coding sequence ATGAAGTATCAAGATCTGATTGCAGCCTGCCAACAGGATTGGCAACAGTACACAGAGCATGCATTTGTGCAGCAGTTGGCACGCGGAACACTGCCTCATGAGAGCTTTTTGCATTACTTAAAACAAGATTTTCTGTTTCTTAAGCAATACGCCAGAGCTTATGCGTTAGCCATCTACAAAGCGCGTTCGTTAGAGGATATGCGTCGTGCCCTGCCAAGTGTATACGCACTGCTTGATTCTGAGATTGCCCACCATGTGACCTATTGCAATCAATGGGGTTTGACGGAGCAGGACTTGGAGAATGAAGCCGAAGATTTTGGCACCGTTGCCTACACCCGTTATGTTCTCGATGCGGGCATGGCAGGGGATTTAGTCGATCTTTATGCCGCCTTGGCACCGTGCTCAATTGGCTATGCGGTGATCGGTAAAATGTTAGCGCAAGACCCAGACACAGTATTGGAAGGCAACCCTTATCGCAGCTGGATAGAACTGTATAGCGGTGACGAATTCCAAACGGGCGTCGCCGCTGGCGCGCAATACTTTAATCAACTGCTTGCGGGTATTGAGCTTGATAGCGAACGTGGTCAACATGTTTTGCATATTTTCAAAACCGCGACCCGAATGGAAGTGGCGTTTTGGCAGCAAGGTCTAAACACAAAATAG
- a CDS encoding ABC transporter substrate-binding protein, which translates to MKKWIAATLVGLFSSVSVASSEAKTELTLMLDWFVNPNHGPIVIAKQRGYFAEQGLKVEIQEPADPSTPAKMVAAGRVDLAVSYQPSLTMDVAAGLPLVRASTLIATPLNTLMVLDNGKHDSLADLKGKKIGIAIAGNEEATIGTMLNQENVAFGDVDIINVGWALSSSLASGKVDAIWGGLRNFETNQLALEGFKAKAFFPEEHGVPTYDELVFVANANQHDKAAIRAFNRALEQATTYIVNHPDESWKQFVSYAPDTLDNELNARAWADTLTRFALRPAAVDLQRYDNYAEFMHKQGIIQSLPKARDYVPDFN; encoded by the coding sequence ATGAAAAAGTGGATTGCCGCGACTTTGGTCGGCTTGTTTTCTAGTGTGTCGGTAGCCAGTAGCGAAGCGAAAACTGAACTGACGTTAATGCTCGATTGGTTTGTCAACCCGAATCACGGACCTATCGTGATCGCAAAGCAACGAGGTTACTTTGCAGAACAGGGACTTAAGGTCGAAATTCAAGAACCTGCCGACCCAAGCACTCCGGCAAAAATGGTCGCGGCGGGGCGTGTTGACCTTGCGGTTTCGTATCAGCCCAGTTTGACCATGGATGTAGCCGCTGGTTTACCACTAGTGCGTGCCTCAACATTAATCGCAACACCACTGAATACATTGATGGTGCTGGATAACGGAAAGCACGATTCTTTAGCCGATTTAAAAGGCAAGAAGATCGGTATTGCGATTGCGGGCAACGAAGAAGCGACGATTGGCACCATGTTAAACCAAGAGAACGTTGCGTTTGGTGACGTAGACATTATTAACGTTGGTTGGGCGCTCTCTTCCTCTCTGGCTTCCGGCAAAGTGGACGCGATTTGGGGGGGATTAAGAAATTTCGAAACCAACCAACTGGCGCTTGAGGGCTTTAAAGCCAAAGCCTTTTTCCCAGAAGAGCACGGTGTCCCTACCTATGATGAATTGGTGTTTGTCGCCAATGCTAATCAACACGATAAAGCAGCGATTCGAGCGTTTAACCGCGCTTTAGAACAAGCAACTACCTATATCGTCAACCACCCTGATGAGTCTTGGAAGCAGTTTGTAAGCTACGCACCCGATACCCTAGATAATGAGCTAAACGCGCGCGCTTGGGCGGATACTTTAACTCGTTTTGCCTTGCGTCCTGCGGCGGTCGATCTGCAGCGTTACGACAACTACGCAGAATTTATGCATAAACAAGGCATTATCCAGTCGCTGCCCAAAGCACGCGACTATGTGCCGGACTTCAATTAA
- a CDS encoding ABC transporter ATP-binding protein — protein sequence MPTTPVGIEVVAGQLRYRDSATATLNRLNLTLPAGRWSVLLGRSGCGKTTVLRYLAGLLDEQVYWQGELKTSDGKPLLNRVAYMAQQDLLLPWLNVVDNVCLSERFLPKAAKSGYFRAQALALLSQVGLADYALAMPDQLSGGMRQRVALARTLMQDKPVVLMDEPFSALDAVTRYKLQQLAAELLQHKTVILITHDPQEAVRLAHTLYVLKGSPSHAYALEVPNSAPPRQLDAECAQLQQQILHQLGLENE from the coding sequence CTGCCTACGACGCCGGTAGGGATAGAAGTGGTGGCTGGACAGTTGCGGTATCGGGATAGCGCAACTGCCACCTTGAATCGATTGAATCTCACTCTACCGGCAGGTCGTTGGAGCGTGCTACTTGGGCGAAGTGGTTGCGGAAAAACCACCGTGCTGCGTTATTTAGCTGGCTTATTAGACGAGCAAGTTTATTGGCAAGGTGAGCTTAAAACCAGTGACGGTAAGCCTTTGCTCAATCGCGTGGCTTATATGGCTCAGCAGGATCTGTTGCTGCCTTGGCTGAATGTGGTGGACAACGTCTGTTTAAGTGAACGATTTCTGCCAAAAGCGGCTAAGTCCGGCTACTTTCGAGCACAGGCGCTGGCGCTATTGTCGCAGGTAGGGCTTGCCGATTACGCGTTGGCCATGCCCGATCAATTGTCGGGCGGCATGCGCCAAAGGGTCGCATTGGCAAGAACGCTGATGCAGGATAAACCTGTGGTGTTAATGGATGAACCGTTTTCTGCTCTGGATGCGGTGACGCGCTATAAATTGCAACAATTGGCGGCGGAGTTATTGCAACATAAAACCGTTATTTTGATCACTCACGACCCACAAGAAGCCGTTCGTTTGGCGCATACGCTTTATGTGTTAAAAGGTTCTCCCTCTCATGCTTATGCACTTGAGGTTCCCAACAGTGCACCGCCGCGACAATTGGATGCAGAGTGTGCGCAGTTACAGCAACAAATCCTACACCAACTGGGGCTAGAGAATGAGTGA
- the thiD gene encoding bifunctional hydroxymethylpyrimidine kinase/phosphomethylpyrimidine kinase, whose amino-acid sequence MMAHNGSQTSTPIVLTIAGSDSGGGAGIQADIKAISATGSYACSAITAITSQNTLGVSAIFPIPLDHVASQIDAIFSDLNVVAVKIGMLADSEIITVVAEKLKQYQPKFIVLDPVMVATSGDLLLEQSAIATLKTELIPLADIITPNLPEAAALTAYSITNGSITNGSITDSPIADNRIPKTQAEMGQMIEQLRQLGAKAVLLKGGHLEQDENSNDLLVLENDTHLLSAKRHPTQNTHGTGCTLSAAIASYLAQGQALPDAVQSAKQYITQAIQHADQLTIGQGHGPVHHFYAK is encoded by the coding sequence ATGATGGCACACAATGGTAGTCAAACCTCTACACCGATTGTTTTAACGATCGCCGGCTCTGATAGCGGCGGCGGCGCAGGTATTCAAGCGGATATCAAAGCGATTAGCGCAACCGGCAGTTATGCATGCTCGGCGATTACCGCCATTACTTCCCAAAACACCTTAGGCGTGTCAGCCATTTTCCCGATCCCGCTTGACCATGTTGCCAGCCAAATCGACGCAATCTTCAGTGATCTCAATGTCGTCGCGGTTAAAATTGGTATGTTGGCGGATAGTGAGATCATTACTGTCGTTGCGGAGAAGCTAAAACAGTATCAACCCAAATTCATTGTATTAGATCCGGTGATGGTTGCCACCAGTGGCGATCTATTGCTTGAGCAATCGGCGATTGCCACCCTAAAAACAGAGTTGATCCCCCTTGCGGATATTATCACGCCCAATTTACCTGAAGCTGCGGCGTTAACCGCTTACTCAATAACCAACGGCTCAATCACCAACGGCTCAATAACCGACAGCCCAATAGCGGATAACCGAATACCGAAAACGCAAGCTGAAATGGGGCAGATGATTGAGCAACTGCGTCAGTTAGGCGCTAAAGCGGTGCTGCTAAAAGGTGGACATCTTGAACAAGATGAAAACAGCAATGACCTGCTGGTGCTGGAAAATGACACCCATTTATTGAGTGCTAAGCGTCATCCAACGCAAAACACTCATGGCACGGGGTGTACGCTTTCGGCCGCCATTGCGTCTTATTTAGCCCAAGGGCAAGCCTTGCCAGACGCGGTGCAATCAGCGAAGCAATATATTACCCAAGCGATTCAGCATGCTGACCAATTGACGATTGGTCAGGGTCATGGACCTGTGCATCATTTCTATGCCAAATAA
- the folE gene encoding GTP cyclohydrolase I FolE, whose product MSGLSESAQRVVDALSERGLETPMLPNSVSAAEKKQRIEHHMREILTLLELDLSDDSLMETPQRIAKMYVDEIFSGLDYNNFPKITVIENKMKVSEMVRVKDITVTSTCEHHLVTIDGKAAVAYIPRGKIIGLSKINRIVRFFAQRPQVQERMTQQILIALQTLLETDDVAVTIDATHYCVKSRGVMDATSETTTTALGGIFKSNPATRHEFLHGLR is encoded by the coding sequence ATGTCAGGTTTAAGTGAATCAGCACAACGAGTAGTGGATGCGTTGTCTGAGCGTGGTTTAGAAACGCCCATGTTGCCAAACAGTGTCAGCGCAGCAGAAAAAAAACAGCGAATTGAACACCACATGCGTGAAATTTTAACATTGCTTGAGTTAGATCTCAGCGATGATAGCCTGATGGAAACCCCGCAACGCATTGCAAAGATGTATGTGGATGAGATTTTTTCCGGTCTTGATTACAACAACTTTCCTAAGATCACCGTTATCGAAAACAAGATGAAGGTGAGCGAGATGGTGAGAGTGAAAGATATCACAGTCACCAGCACTTGTGAGCATCACCTCGTGACCATCGACGGAAAAGCCGCTGTTGCCTATATTCCGCGTGGCAAAATTATCGGTCTGTCAAAGATCAACCGTATCGTTAGGTTCTTTGCCCAACGTCCTCAAGTGCAAGAGCGTATGACTCAGCAAATTTTGATTGCACTGCAAACGTTATTGGAAACCGATGATGTGGCGGTGACCATTGATGCGACTCACTACTGTGTTAAATCCCGTGGTGTGATGGACGCGACCAGCGAGACAACGACTACCGCACTTGGTGGTATCTTTAAATCTAATCCCGCGACCCGCCATGAATTTTTACATGGTTTGCGCTAA